The nucleotide sequence CGGGCGGCGCCGGGGACGAGGGCGTCTTCGTGGACCAGGAACTCGGCGCACGCCTCGCCACCCGGCATCTCCTGGCCGCCGGCCACCGCCGCATCGCGCACCTGAGCGGACCGGGCGACTGGACGGAGGCGCGCGCCCGACGGGACGGCTTCCTTGCCGAGATGGCCGCCGCCGGCGCGGATGCCGTGGTGTCGCGCGAGGGGGACTGGACGGCGGCCTCGGGCGCGGTGATCGGTGCGGAGCTCGTGGCCGACCGCTCCATCCAGGCCGTCTTCGCCTCGAACGACCAGATGGCGCTCGGCGTGCTGCATGCTGCGCGGGTCGCGGGGCGTTCGGTCCCGGACGATCTGGCCGTCGTCGGCTTCGACGACATCCCCGAGGCGGCGTTCTTCGCCCCGCCGCTGACGACGGTCCGGCAGGAGTTCGCGGAACTCGGCCGTCGCTGCGTCGCTCGCCTGGTCGCGCTGCTGGAGGGCGGCGACCTCGCGTTCGAGGAGCCGGTGACTCCCGTCCTCGTCGTCCGCGACTCCGCCTGACCTGCGCCCCGCGCCTCCGGCTCTCGCGCTCCGTCTCTCGCGCTCCGTCTCTCGCGCTCCCTCCGCCCCGCAACATTTGCGCCAAATCTCGGGAAAGCGGCCCCCTTTCCCCACATTTGCGCCAAATCTCCGTCTCGCGTGGTGCCCACCGCGCCACAGATTCGTGCCGAATGTGC is from Leifsonia sp. 466MF and encodes:
- a CDS encoding LacI family DNA-binding transcriptional regulator, which gives rise to MSEIGRPPGVREVAAAAGVSRQTVSRVLNDHPSIRPATRARVLAAMADLDFRPNRAARMLTTARSRTIGVLAASASSLFGPASSIDAVENAGRAAGYTVTVAHAASLDPADLQAAIGHLREQAVEGIVVIAPQQRVQDAMGQFSLSLPSVTLHGAGGAGDEGVFVDQELGARLATRHLLAAGHRRIAHLSGPGDWTEARARRDGFLAEMAAAGADAVVSREGDWTAASGAVIGAELVADRSIQAVFASNDQMALGVLHAARVAGRSVPDDLAVVGFDDIPEAAFFAPPLTTVRQEFAELGRRCVARLVALLEGGDLAFEEPVTPVLVVRDSA